Genomic segment of Arthrobacter antioxidans:
CTTGACGGGCTTCTCAGGCGCCGGCGGTTCCGTCGGCGTGACGGCCTCGACCGTGACCGGCAGGGTCACCGTCGTCGCGCTCGGTGCGGCCGTCAGGACGATCCGCCCCTGGCCGTCGGCCGTCGCGGGAACCGTGAGGTTCACCGTGGCGCTGCCGCCCGTGACCGGGACACTGCCGAGGTCGGTGGCCGTGCCGTTCGCCGCTACGAAGCTGGCGGACAGCGTCGTGTTGGTCGGGCTGCCGAGGGAGGTGAGATCCAGCTTCGACACCGTGAAGGAGACGGCGGTGCCGGCCTTCACCGTGGTCGGGGCGCCCTGCACCTGCACGCTGCGGCGGTCGAACGACGGCGACAGCGGGCTGTTGGCGCGCACGTAGTCGATCCACGCGTCGCGGTCCACGAGTCCCGACTCGCGGGTGTCGGTGCCCTCACGGAAGACCGTGAAGTTGTCGCCGCCCTGCGCCAGGAAGCTGAAGGTGCCGATCCGGTAGTCCTTGGCGGGATCGAGCGGTGCTCCGTCGATCGTGACCGAGGTGATCCGCGAACCCCGCGCGAGGGCCGGGTCGTAGGTGACGCTCACGTTGTCCGACAGGCCGAGGGCCAGGAAGGACCGCGAGTTGCCGTCCGGCTGCCACTGCTGCTCGAGCATCGCCTTGAACTGCGCACCGGTCAGGGTGGTGGTCCAGAGGTCGTTGACGAACGGCAGCACCGCATTCGCCTCGGCGAACGTCACGACGCCGTCGGGTGCGTAGTAGAGCTCGTTGCGGAGCCCGCCCGGGTTGACGACGCCGATCTGCGCACCGCCGCGCTCGGCCGGTGCGAGGCTGGCCCGCAGCGAGTCGGCGACGAGGTTGCCCAGGGTGGACTCGCTGGCGCGGTCGTCACGGGTTGCACCCGTGAAGGCCGTGGTGATGTCCCCGGTGACCGCGCCGACCGGCTGGTCGCCGATGACCTTCGCCTGCGCGAGGGCCGCGTCGACGATGGTCTTCACGGCGGCGACGCGCGGGTAGGCGGCCACGAGGGCTGCGTCCGTCTCGGTGGAGCGGGCGACGTTGCGGGCCGTATAGGACTCGACGTCGTTCGTCGCGGTGTCGACGGTCAGCGTGATCTGGCCGACGAACTCGCCGTAGGACCCGGTCTGGAGGATGGGCCGGGTCTCGCCTGCGGCACCGGGGACGGGGGCGTCCCACGCGTACTGCTTGTGCGTGTGACCGGTGAAGATGGCGTCCACGAGGGGCGTCGTCTCCGTGACGATCTCGGCGAACACTCCGCCGGCCGCTACTTCCTGCTCCAGGGTGGCACCCTCGACGGCGCCGTCTCCGGCGCCCTCGTGGTACTCGGCGACGATGACGTCGGCGAGGTCCTGGTCCTCGATCTCCTGTGCCACGCGGTTGACGGCCTCGACGGGATCACCGAAGTCGACGGTGGCGATGCCGCCGGGGCTGACGAGTGACGCGGTCTCCTCGGTCACGACACCGATCACTGCGACGTCGACGCCGTCGACCGTGATGATCGAGTACTCGTCGAGGGCGGGCTCGGTGGTGCCCTTGGTGTAGACGTTCGCGCCCAAATACGGGAAGTCCGCGGCGTCGGAGACACGGCCTGTGAGGTCGTCGAAGCCCGTGTCGAACTCGTGGTTGCCCACGGCGGATGCGCGGAGCTCCAGGGTGTTCAGGACGTCGATGGTCGGCTGGTCGTCCTGCAGCGCCGAGGCGAACAGGGACGCGCCGATGTTGTCGCCGGCCGAGAGGAAGGCCGTCTTGTCCTCGCCGAACTCGGCGCGGAGCTTCTCGACGGTCCCGGCGAAGCGCACCGTGTTGGAGTCGATGCGGCCGTGGAAGTCGTTGATGTTCAGCAGGTTGAGTTCCGCGGTGGTATCGGCAGCCGGTGCGAGGTCCAGGCCCACGATCACGGGGTCGTGGTCGCTGGCGCGGTACGGATCCGCCCGGTAGTAGTCGGTGACGTTGTTGTTGTACCGGCTGTACTCGAGGGCCACCGACTCCACGGAGTTGATGTTCCAGGTGTCCACCCCGGACACCGTGGCGTCCGCCGTCGGCGACGCCAGGATGTGGTCGAGGGAACCGCTCAGGCCCGAGAAGACGTAGGAGAAGGTGTTGTCCTTCTCACCCTGGTTGACGTACCCGGCCTCGTAGAGGACCTGCATGGGGTCCTCCTGCGTGTAGGAGTTGAAGTCGCCGGTCAGGAAGACCTTGTCCGTCTTCGCCGCCGTCTTCATGGAATCGGCGAACGCGACGAGGGCGCGGGCCTGGTTCACGCGTGCGGCGTTCCAGGCACCCTGGCCGTCGCCGGTGTCGGCGTCGGGCCCGGAGCTCGGGCCGGATCCCTTGGACTTGAAGTGGTTGACGATGGCGAGGAAGGTCTCGTCCTCGGCCCCGCCGACGGGCTTGAAGGCCTGTGCCAGCGGCTTGCGCGCGTTGGTGAACACCACGTTGTCATCGAGGATGACGGACTCGCCCACGGGTTCGGCGGTGGCCTTCTTGTAGATCAGGGCCGTGCGGATGACGTCCTCGTTCTCCAGCGCCGGCAGGGCCGCGGGGGAGCGGACGTAGTCCCAGGTGCCGGGAGCCTTCTCGTTGAGCGCGTCCACGAGGGTCTTGAGGGCGAAGTCGCGATCCTTGCCGAACTTCGCCGAGTTCTCGATCTCCATGAGGGTGACGACATCGGCGTCGAGGGCGTTGATCGCCGAGACGATCTTCGCCTCCTGGCGCTCGAAGCTCTCCTGGTTCGCGGCGCCGCGCGCATCGCATCCGCCCCGCACCGTGGTGGGGTTCCCGGCGCGGTCCGTGTTGTAGGTGCAGCCCGTGAGCTGCTCGCCCGTGGTCGCGAAGTAGTTCAGCACGTTGAACGAGGCGATCTTGACGTTCCCGCCGACCTCCTCGGGGGCGGCGGGGCGCTCGCCCGTGAACTGCACGGGCTGGACGCCGTCCGGGCTGGCGCCGTCGAGCTGGGCCAGCGGCTGGAACTTCCACGCGCTGTTGCGGTAGTCGAGGACCACCGGCGAGGTGAACTGCGCGCTGTAGCCCACGCGGACGGGCTGCGACGGTGTGAGGTACGGCAGCACCGTGCCGCGGTTGACCTGGGTGAAGAAGTTCGTCGACGCGCCGTCGTCGAGCCTGATGCTCCGGGCGGCGTTGTCGGCGATGACGGCGGCGTTCTCGGGGGTGCCCGGGCGGGCGACGTCGGTGGGCTGGCGGAGGAGCTCTGCCCCGGCGGCCAGGGTAACCTCGCCGTACTGGTTCAGGGTGTAGTTGTCGGCGACGGTGAAGTCCCCGGCGGGCTGGAAGAGCATGCCCTCGACTGCTTCACGCGCGGCATCCGTGGCGGGCAGCGCGATGGCGGAGGCCTTAGGTTCCTCGGCGGCCTCGGTGACCTTGGTGGTCCCGCCGGCGGGAACGGTGAGCTGGGTCAGGTTGAAGAACTCACCGGCGGTACCGGTGACCTCCACGTAGTCGCCCACGGCGACGGAGGTGACGGTGTCGGGGGAGTAGACGAAGACGGCATCCGAGGCGGTCTGGTCGGCGGCTGCCGAGCTGCCGGCGGTCTGCAGGTAGAAGCCCGCGAAGCCGCCCGTCGGGTAGGCCGCGGTGACCTTGCCGCGCGTGGTGACGGTCTGTCCGGCCAGGGGCGTCGCGGAGCCCGTGCCCTGGATGTCGCGGATGGGGATGACGACGCCGGGCACCGGAGGATCGGTGGGCGTCGGCGTGGGAGTCGGCGTCGGCGTGGGCGTGCCGGTGGTGCCGGTCGCGTTCATCGGCGTGGTGTCCTGCAGCGTGAAGTCGGCGCCGTTGTCGTCCGTGTCCACGAACCCCGTGCGGTTGGCGGACTTCGTGCTGCCCGCGCCCGGTGTCGTGGCGGCGGTGCCCTCGAAGGCGTTCGCGGTCCCGTAGCCCAGGGCGTCGACGACTCCGGGCGTGCCCGTGATGCTGCCGAGCGGCAGGGCCCCGACACTGGTGGCCTGGTTCGCCAGGACGATCACGCCACCCGCAGCGCCGGGGTTGAATCCGCTGGTGAGGTCAGGGGTGGGCAGCACGGCACCGGCTGTGCCGTTGCTGCCGCCCTGCACCAGGAAGTAGCCCTTGGCGGGGATGGTGCCGCGGAGCGCGGTGGCACCCGGTGTAGCGGCGGAGCCCGGTGCGCGGTACTGCAGCGACCAGCCGTCGAGGCTCACCGGCGCATCGGTCGGGTTGTAGAGCTCCACGTACTTGTTGGTGAAGGGCGTTCCCGTGGAACCGCCCGTGAGGTATGCCTCGTTGATGACGACGCCGTCTCCTGTGACGGACGCCGTCCCCGGGGCGGTCTCGACCGCGTTGGCCGGCAGTGCGATCATCGGTGAGGCCATGAGCCCTACCGACAGCGCCGCACAGAGCGCTCCCTTCCATGACGAATTAGCCATTCGTTCTTTCTTCTCCTTGACGATGGCCGCGACTGCGGCCGCGAGTGAAGCCCGCCGACCCTGGTGAGTGGACGTGGTGGCATGTGCACCATATGTGACGCAGGTGACATTCCTATCCCCAGCAGTAGCCAACCAGAACATCGTTAACAGTGGGTTACTGGAAAACCAGTGGCCCCGGAAGATCCGGGGCGACTGGCAGTAATTCATGGACGAAAGCTGCTATCTGCCCGCGTCCCGGAGCGTTCCTGCCACCGGCGTCTCGTCCTGCTCGGCGACGAAGCACAGGATCTGCCGATCGCCCTCGGCGTCCCAGCTCTCCTCGACGGGATAGAAGTAGAGCAGTTCGAGGACGGAGGCGTCGTAGTCGACGCCGATGAAGCTCCTGAACTCCTCCGCGCAGAAGTCGGTGGCGGCGGCGTTCGCCTCACCCTGGCCGGGATACTCGCCGTCGGGCATCCGGGTGGCGGCGAAGGCCTCGAACACGTGCTGGTCGTCGCACGGAAGGACGGGGATGTCCGAGGGATCCTCCATGCCGGGGTCGTCGATGCAATCGCCCACAGTGATCGGGGAGGTCTCCGGCCCGGCGTCGGCCGTCCCGGTGCCGGCGCGCCGCTCCGGCTCGTCCGGTCCGACGATCCCGCATCCCGCGAGGACGGCGATCCCCGCGAGTGCCCCCGCGACCGGCGCCGCTGCAGTCCGGCGCCGCCGCGGCGACCGCCTGCCTTGCCCACTACGCATCGGCTCCCCGTCCCAGGCCACGCCGTCGTGGCACGGCTGCTGCTCCTCGGGACAGTACCGCACCACGGCGTGGGGCACCACGGCGGGAGCGGCGGACCGGGTCGGGACTCAGCCCAGGATGCTGCCCTCGCCGGTGCCGGCGGGCTTGGGGTCGGGGATCCTCATCATGCGGAAGGACGTGGCGAGCCCGGCGAGGCCCGCGAGGATCGGAACGAACAGTGCGATCTGGAGGGCGAGGGGCCGTGCCTCCGTGTTGATGCGGATGATCTCGTCCTGGATCTCCTCGGGCTGGCCCGTGAGGAGTTCCTCGAGCTGCGCGTTGCTCACCACCTGGGCGTCCTCCTCGAGCGCCGTCGCGACCTGCTGCTGCTCGGCGGGCGGCAGCACCGTGCTGGAGGTCGCCATGCCGGTGAAGATGGTCGAGAGCGATGCCAGCATGAGGCCGCCGGCAAAGGCGAGCCCGAAGGACAGGCCGAAGGATCCCGCGGCCGAGTTCACGCTGGCGGCCTCGCTCACGCGCTCGTCCGAGATGGGGGACAGGGTGTAGTTGTTGAGCTGGGACACGAGCAGTCCCAGCCCGGCGCCGGCGATGACCAGAGGGATCAGGAGCCACCAGCCGGAGTCCGCGCGTGGCACGACCGGGACCAGCAGCGCCAGACCCACGAGCAGCAGCAGGAAGCCCGACCGTATGAGGCTTGCCGGGCGCCACGCTCCGGGTTTCTTCCCGATCAGCAGGGCCACGGCGAACATGGTCAGGGAGAGCGGGGCGATCGAGAGCCCCGACTGCATCGCGTTGTAGCCGAGCACCATCTGCAGGTAGATGGGCAGCACGATCATCGTGCCGCCCAGCGCGATCTGCTGGAGCATCTGCCCGGTGGCGCCGAAGCGGAAGGTCCTCGCCTGGAACAGGTCCGGGTCCAGCAGTGTCGGCCTGCCGTGGTGCTTGCGCCGGACGAGCCAATACACCAGCCCGCCCAGTCCCACGGCGCCCACGGCCAGGAGCGCGCCCACCGCTTCGCCGCCTTCCTGCCACACCAGGATGCCGAGCACCACTC
This window contains:
- a CDS encoding ExeM/NucH family extracellular endonuclease, with the protein product MANSSWKGALCAALSVGLMASPMIALPANAVETAPGTASVTGDGVVINEAYLTGGSTGTPFTNKYVELYNPTDAPVSLDGWSLQYRAPGSAATPGATALRGTIPAKGYFLVQGGSNGTAGAVLPTPDLTSGFNPGAAGGVIVLANQATSVGALPLGSITGTPGVVDALGYGTANAFEGTAATTPGAGSTKSANRTGFVDTDDNGADFTLQDTTPMNATGTTGTPTPTPTPTPTPTDPPVPGVVIPIRDIQGTGSATPLAGQTVTTRGKVTAAYPTGGFAGFYLQTAGSSAAADQTASDAVFVYSPDTVTSVAVGDYVEVTGTAGEFFNLTQLTVPAGGTTKVTEAAEEPKASAIALPATDAAREAVEGMLFQPAGDFTVADNYTLNQYGEVTLAAGAELLRQPTDVARPGTPENAAVIADNAARSIRLDDGASTNFFTQVNRGTVLPYLTPSQPVRVGYSAQFTSPVVLDYRNSAWKFQPLAQLDGASPDGVQPVQFTGERPAAPEEVGGNVKIASFNVLNYFATTGEQLTGCTYNTDRAGNPTTVRGGCDARGAANQESFERQEAKIVSAINALDADVVTLMEIENSAKFGKDRDFALKTLVDALNEKAPGTWDYVRSPAALPALENEDVIRTALIYKKATAEPVGESVILDDNVVFTNARKPLAQAFKPVGGAEDETFLAIVNHFKSKGSGPSSGPDADTGDGQGAWNAARVNQARALVAFADSMKTAAKTDKVFLTGDFNSYTQEDPMQVLYEAGYVNQGEKDNTFSYVFSGLSGSLDHILASPTADATVSGVDTWNINSVESVALEYSRYNNNVTDYYRADPYRASDHDPVIVGLDLAPAADTTAELNLLNINDFHGRIDSNTVRFAGTVEKLRAEFGEDKTAFLSAGDNIGASLFASALQDDQPTIDVLNTLELRASAVGNHEFDTGFDDLTGRVSDAADFPYLGANVYTKGTTEPALDEYSIITVDGVDVAVIGVVTEETASLVSPGGIATVDFGDPVEAVNRVAQEIEDQDLADVIVAEYHEGAGDGAVEGATLEQEVAAGGVFAEIVTETTPLVDAIFTGHTHKQYAWDAPVPGAAGETRPILQTGSYGEFVGQITLTVDTATNDVESYTARNVARSTETDAALVAAYPRVAAVKTIVDAALAQAKVIGDQPVGAVTGDITTAFTGATRDDRASESTLGNLVADSLRASLAPAERGGAQIGVVNPGGLRNELYYAPDGVVTFAEANAVLPFVNDLWTTTLTGAQFKAMLEQQWQPDGNSRSFLALGLSDNVSVTYDPALARGSRITSVTIDGAPLDPAKDYRIGTFSFLAQGGDNFTVFREGTDTRESGLVDRDAWIDYVRANSPLSPSFDRRSVQVQGAPTTVKAGTAVSFTVSKLDLTSLGSPTNTTLSASFVAANGTATDLGSVPVTGGSATVNLTVPATADGQGRIVLTAAPSATTVTLPVTVEAVTPTEPPAPEKPVKPVKPEKPVKPIKPGKPACSKPTPPAEGANNGSWVSYRAHLANYDRCLKG
- a CDS encoding septum formation family protein yields the protein MVPHAVVRYCPEEQQPCHDGVAWDGEPMRSGQGRRSPRRRRTAAAPVAGALAGIAVLAGCGIVGPDEPERRAGTGTADAGPETSPITVGDCIDDPGMEDPSDIPVLPCDDQHVFEAFAATRMPDGEYPGQGEANAAATDFCAEEFRSFIGVDYDASVLELLYFYPVEESWDAEGDRQILCFVAEQDETPVAGTLRDAGR
- a CDS encoding MFS transporter, giving the protein MSLPNRGDVQTAPFNQRLAMLLATAMFVLVVDTSIMNVSISAVVDDIGATVSGLQSTIALEALVSAAFILIGGKIGDLIGRKRAYVIGLCCYAIGAVAMTLAQSLLPIIIFWALIGGLGASLLLPAMQSLIHGNFEGDAQKRVYALVGASAAVAAAVGPLLGGFITTFLSWRVAFLLEALLIVVVLLGIKLVRDVPYTGPRELDLVGSFLSIVGMGGVVLGILVWQEGGEAVGALLAVGAVGLGGLVYWLVRRKHHGRPTLLDPDLFQARTFRFGATGQMLQQIALGGTMIVLPIYLQMVLGYNAMQSGLSIAPLSLTMFAVALLIGKKPGAWRPASLIRSGFLLLLVGLALLVPVVPRADSGWWLLIPLVIAGAGLGLLVSQLNNYTLSPISDERVSEAASVNSAAGSFGLSFGLAFAGGLMLASLSTIFTGMATSSTVLPPAEQQQVATALEEDAQVVSNAQLEELLTGQPEEIQDEIIRINTEARPLALQIALFVPILAGLAGLATSFRMMRIPDPKPAGTGEGSILG